The Deltaproteobacteria bacterium DNA window TCCCCGCCGTGGCCGCGGATGATGGTCCGGGCGATGGCGAGGCCGAGGCCCGCGCCGCCCGTGTCGCGGCTCCGCGACTCGTCGAGCCGGACGAAGGGCTCGAACACCCGCTCCAGGTCGGCCTCCGGGATGCCGGGCCCTTCGTCCTCGATGACCACGCGCACACGTCCACCGTCGTCCGCGACCCGCGCCGTTGCGCGGACGCCGTGGGCGCCGGCGTTCTCCAGGAGGTTCCGGAACGCGCGGCGCAACGCCACGGGCCGGCAGGCCGCCAGCACGCGGCCTGAGTCGGACACCGCGAGTTCGTGGCCGAGGTCCGCAAGGTCGGCGGCCACGCTGTCGACCAGCGCGTGGAGGTCCACCGTCCGCGTCGCTTCCTGCCGCATGTCCTCGCGGATGAACGCCAGGGTGTCCTCCGTCATGCGCTGCATCTCGTCCAGCACCTCCAGGATCTTCGTCCGGGTGTCGCCGTCCTCGACGAACTCGGCCTGAAGGCGCAGGCTCGTGATCGGTGTCCGCAGGTCGTGCGATATCGCCGCCAGCATGGCCGTGCGGTCGCGCACGTAGCGGTCGAGCCGCCCACGCATGAGGTTGAAGGCGCGCACGGTGCCGCGGATCTCCACGGGGCCGGCCTCCGGCAGGTCGGCCACGTCCTCGCCCCGGCCGAGCCGGCCGGCGGCCGCCGCAAGGCTTCGCATGGGTTTCGAGATGCGCCGTCCCATGAGAACCGCCACGGCGGCCACGCCGATGACCGACAACAGGAACGAGAGCAGGAACGTCCCGCCCCAGGGCGGCGCGCCCGGCAGCGGTCCCACGGTGACGTTCAGCCAGCGCCCGTCCCCCATGGCCACGGACGCCGCGAACCAATGGTCCCCCCAGTCCTCGTGACCGTGACGGTGGTCGTCATCATGGCCGTCGCCGTCCCGGATCCAGGACCCGTCCGGCGTGTCGTCGTGGGGCGGCGCCACCCTGACCCGCTCCCGCCCGACATCGAGCGCGACCGAGAGGTCACGAGCGATGACGGCTGCCCGTTCCCCGGTTCCCGACCCGCCGACCATGGGCTCCCGGGTGAGAGTGAACCGCGCCTGGCCGGTGCTCGCCGCATCCAGGATGGCGCCGTGAAGTGCGGGCGGCGCCTCCCGGAGCAGCCGCGCCACGGTGCCCGCGCGCGCAACGACGTTGTCCCGGTGGGCGTGGCGCACCGCCTCGCTCCGCTCGACCGCGAAAAGAACCATGGCGATGCCCTGCGCGATGCCGAGAGCGAGCAGCAGCAGCAGCGCGAGCCGTCCCGCGAGGCTTCCCGGGATCAGCCTCATGCCCGCTCCACCTTGCCCGCGAACCGGTAGCCGCCGCCCCAGACGGTGGCGATGAGCCTTGGTCTTGCCGGGTCCCGCTCCAGCTTCCGGCGCAGGCGGCTCACCTGGTTGTCCACGGCGCGGTCGAACGCCGCCGCGCGCCGGCCCCGCGTCAGGTCGAGAAGCTGGTCCCGGGAGAGCACCATCCCGGGACGCTCCAGCAACGCCGTGAGCAGCCGGAACTCGCCCGTCGAGAGCGGCGTCACCACCCCGTCCTCGTCCACCAGCTCCCGCCCGCCCATATCAAGCGTCCAGCGGTCGAACCGGTACGTTTCCGCCGCACGGGGCTCGCGGCCGGGGGGCAGGCTTTGCGTGCGGCGGAGCACCGCCTTGATGCGGGCCGAGAGCTCCCGGGGATTGAACGGCTTGGTGACGTAATCGTCGGCGCCGACCTCCAGCCCCACGATCCGGTCCGTGTCCTCCGCCATCGCGGTCAGCAGGATGACCGGAATCCGGGTCGTTGCCCGCAGGTACCGGCAGAGATCGAGGCCGTCCTCGCCCGGCATCATGATGTCGAGCACCACCAGGTCCACGGCCGCCGCCTGGAGCGCCCGCCGCGCGGCGGCGCTCGAGTCGGCGGCGGTGACGCGCACGCCGTGCTCTTCGAGATACCGCGACAGCGGCTCGCGGATATCCCGGTGGTCGTCGACCACGAGAACGTGCGGCGAGTCTTCCATGAACTACAAGTCTAGGCGGCTCTTGGCCGGAGAGACAGAAGAAAAGTGTAACAAAGCATGTCACGACGCCCCGCGGCGAAGGACTGCGACACAACCGTACGGTCCGCGGCAAAGTTCTGCGACATCCGGTCCTTATACTCCCTCCAACAACAACACCCAAGGAGGGAACCGATGAGAAAAACGACAAAGGTATTGGCAGGAATCGGCGTCGCCGTGGCCATCGGCGGGATGGCGCTCGGAGGTGCGAGCCTCGCCCACCGCAACGGCGGCTTCGGCGATCATGACGACCACAGGGCGGTGGTCATGTTCGACGCCGTCGACGCCGACCGGGACGGGACGCTCTCGCAGGCCGAGTTGGACAAGGCGCGCGAGGCCCGCGGCGCCGCCCTCGCCGCCCACGACGCCGATGGCGACGGCCGGCTCGACCTCGAGGAGTTCGCCCGCCTGTGGAGCGAGACCACGCGCCCCCTCACCGTGCGCGCCTTCCAGAGGCTCGACACGGACGGTGACGCGGTCATCTCGCGTTCGGAGTACGAGCGGCCCCTCCAAGGCATCGCCGAACGGGGTGACAGGCGGGACCATCACCATGACCGACACCACCACGACGACTAGGCGCCTCTGAAGTCGGGGATCGGGCAGGTTCGACAGGGCCTGCCCGGTCCTTGCCGTTTCCGTTCGGCGCGGGACAGCGCGGCGGTGGAGGGAAGAGGCAGTTCGCTCGTCTTTTTCCGCCAGCGCGAGCGAGATCGATTTCGGGGCCAAGGGTGACATCGCGCCCTGGCCGTCCCGGGCGGTGGCGACGAGCTACTTGCCGTTCTGCAGGGCCTCAGTCCCGAACCGCTCGTTGGCTTCCAGTGTCTCGCGCACGTCATCCCACGTGGTGTTGTGGTTGCGAATGCAAAGTCTGAGCGCCAACGTCCCGTGCAGCGACGTCGATGACATGAACGCGCGGTCTTCCCAGAACACTCGCGCGAGCACGTTGCGGTTGATCGCCTGTTCGTCCAAGTCGCCGGGGTTGACCCGGAAGCACACGGTCGCGACGCCGGTTTCAACAGCTCCGGCACCGGGCTCTCCCGGATGTACGCCTCGGCACGGGACGCCAACTCCATCCCGTTGCCCACGGCCCGCCGGAACGCCGCCATCCCGAAAGTCTGCACCGACATCCAGATCTTCGACGCACGGGACGCGCGGCTCAGTTGCAGGCCGCAGTCCGAGTAGTGGGGTGGTTGGCTCCCCGTACGGTGTCCTGCAAAATATCGTGGTGCACCCGCGAACGCGCGTTCCAGCGCCACCCGGCTGCAGTAGTCATCGATGACCGTGGTGAAGGTCCTGTCTCTTGGAGCCGGCGGCACGGATCAGGAGTTCATAGGCCCTCTGTTCGTGCAGAAGGCGCTCGCCTTCTTTGGCGACACCCGCGCCACGGGGGGTGTCTTCATCAGGGATCTCGCGATGCAGAGCCTGGCTGCGCTTCTCGAGGAGAGCGGCAAAGCGGCGCTTCTGCTCGGAATCGAGGGTCTCGGAAACGAGGGCGCCGAGAATATTCAGAAGCGCCCGACTCTCACCGAGCAGGACTTGGACGTTGAACTTGATGGCGGCGACGTCTTCTTCTACAGACATTGGTTGTCTCCTCTCATCTGCTCCCACTTCCCGAATGCTGGTCAGTCAATCGTCCCCGCGCAGCTTGCGCAGCCGCTTTACATCGCGCCACCCGCACCACAGGAACACCGCGAGCGCCGGCAGGATCACCAGCACAAGGACGCCAACAAGAATGCCGGCCGGCTTCACGGTCTGTCCCCAGTACACATCGCGGTGGTCCCGTTCGACTTCCCCTTGAGGTACACGGCCTCGCAGGGGCGCGTCCCCTTGAGCTGGGCGAATCTGCCGGTCCCGCCCACGATCCTGATCGTGCCGGCTCCGCCCCGCCCCCTGCCACGGCGCCCTCCCGCCCCCCGGTCAGGTAGAGGCCGGCGCCATCATCCTTCGTGTCGGGGCCCGTGCAGGACCACTCGACCTGCACCTCCCCGGCCATCCTCCTGCCGCTCACCACGATGTCATGTAGAACTGCAGGCCCTTGGTGACAGGGTCCCCCGAGCGCTCCGTCACGATGGCCACGCCATCACGACCGCCGGCGAACACCGTGCCCCGGGAATGCTCGATGGTCGTGTAGTCGTGGATGCCGCTGTAGACCAGGGTGAAGCTGCGACGCTCGTCAGGGTGGCTTATCCCCGGCAGCAGTGGCCGGCCCGCGAACGCCAGAGGGGTTCTCGACACCACTCGACACCTCCGTTCTGAACACGTGAGCTCGCGGTGAGGACTCCAGATCTCCCCCGGATCGTTCCGATCGGAAACCCCCGTCTGGACAGCCTGCCGCCACAGCCCTTCCGCCGCGCCTTCCGGGAACTCCCTCGCAACCCGAACCTTCCTGCGGAGCCGTTTCGGAATGACGCGCTCGCAGGGGTTCCAGTACCCACACGGGGTATCGGACTTGTATGTAATTGACGTACCGGGTTGACCGCCACACGTACTTTTTTCGCATTGTTCGCGGGCCCTGAGACGGCGAAGCGATGACGCCTATCGAGGCTGCCATGCCTTTTGCCTCTCGGGCGCGCGTCTGCACCGTTGTCGTGTGTCCATGAAGCCTGGATACGCGCTTGGCGTACGAGGGCCGAAAGGGCCGCTTCACAGCCGTGTCCGCGCATGGCGTCGACTAGACTATCGTGCTGGAGAATCGCGGGCTGTCGGGCAGCCCGCCTTGCGAAAGGCCTTCCAGCTATGGCACACATCTCCAACCACGAGGCCGGAAGAGTTCCGCTCGCGGCAAGGCGACGGAACAACCCGGTTGCGGCGTCGATGATCTCCGACACAAGCCCCATCCAAAAGGAATCCCTCAACGATGACTATGAGCGACAGGGTGCCGGCAGCACGGGAGAACACCATGACGGCGGCAAGAATTCTCATTGTCGAGCATGAGCAACCTGTGGCTGCGCGCCTGGAAGAAGAGTTGACGACGGCGGGATATGCGTGCGCTTCGGTCCCGTCCGGGCAGGAAGCGGTGGCTGTGGCGGCGGACCGGCCGCCGGACCTAGCCCTGATCGACCTGGAACTGCCGGCAGAACCGGACGGCGTCGAAACGGCGCGGCACTTGGGCGCGGCGCTCGGCACGCCGGTGCTGTATCTCAACGGCAATGCCGAACCGGCGCTGGAGCGGCGGTCCCTGGACAGTGAACCGGCCGGTTACGTGCCGAAGACGGCGCCGGCAGGACAACTCCACCTGCAAATCGAAGCCGCCCTGCGTCTGCATGCTCGGCAACGATCGCAACGGCAAGCGGCGGCGATCGCCGAATGCACCACCGAGGCCATCGTGGCCACCAACGAGGGCGGCGACGTCACGTTCATGAACACCGCCGCGGAAAGCCTCACGGGCTGGTCCCGGCACGAAGCCTTCGGTCGGCCGATGATGCAGGTGTTTCACGGAGCCGCGGGAAATCTTCCGGTCCTGTTCGGGACCACGCAACGCTTCCTCGAGGAGGGCGCCGGCACCGTTCGTACCGGCGGCGACATGATGCTCGTGACCCGCGACGGGAAAGAAGTGCCGATCGACTACAACGTGGCGGCCGTAACGGACCGAAACGGCCGTGTCGAAGGCACGGTGTTGGCCTTTCACAGGATCGACGAGGCGCAGGTGACGCAGAGCGTTCGGGGAGAAGCACGGGCGTGGCGCATCCTCGTGGAAAGCACGAAAGACGGGATCGTGGTGATCGACGAGCGCGGGAACCCGATCATGCGCAACACCAGCGCGGAACGCATGTTGGGTCCGTACAGACAGGACTCCGCACCCGAGGACTGGAGTGAGCGTTACGGCGTCTTCAAGCTCGACGGAGTGACTCACTACCCTTCTCTCGATTTGCCGATCGCGCGCACCCTCGGCGGTGAGTCAACGGATGACGAGGAAATGATCCTGCGCAACCCGGCCATTCCGGAAGACATCTACATCAGCACCAGCGCCAGACCGCTTCTGGACGATTCAGGCAAACTCAAGGGAGGCATGGCCGTGTTCCGCGACATCACATCCAGCAAGCGCTCGGAGGCCGAGTTGAGGCATACGGTGGGGCGGCTGGAGCGCCAGACCCGTCTCATGGAATCCGTTTTCAACAGCATCAGCGACGCGGTGGTGGCCGTTGATTCCCAGGGCGACTACCTTGTTGTCAACGCCGCGGCGAAACGGTCCGCCGACGCCGTGTCGCCCGGCGGTTTCGAAGAGCTCATGAGGACAGACCTTGCCGCCTTGCCGACGACCCTTGGACTCTACCTCCCCGACAAGAACACGCTCATCTCTGGCGATGAGTTCCCGATCGCGCGCGCCCTGACGGGCGAAGCGTTCGATGGCATGGAGCTATTCGTGCGCAATTCGAAGGTCCCCAACGGGGCTTACTTCAACGTCACCGGAATGCCCCTGCGGGACGAATCCAACTCCATCATGGGCGGCGTCGTGGTGTACCGCGACGTGACGGAGCGTGCGCGCGCCGATGAGGCGCTGGCTCGCGCGTTCACCCGGGGACGACTGGAAATCGTCGAAACGGTGCTCCACAACATCGGGAATGCAATCAACAGCGCGGGCATCGGTATCGGAACCGTATACGAGCAACTGAAGAGGAACCGGACGGTACGCCGCCTTCAGGCGCTGGCCAACGCCTTGAAGGCGCACGAGCACGACTGGATCGACTACCTGAGAGACGATCCGACGGGCCGCCGGGCGATGCCGTTCCTGTTCGCCCTCGCCGACGACCTGGGGAGAGATGGGACGCAGTTGCTGCAGACCGTCGAGCGGGTCCGGGACAGGGTGAAGCACATCGCGGACATCGTCCGGACGCAACAGGGCTTCGACAAGGACATGACGGCCCTCAAGGATCTGGACCTGGAAGAGGCCATCAAAGCCGCAGTCCGGATCCTGCAGGACTCTGTCCTCAAGCGCGGCATCGGGCTTCGCATCGATTGCGCGGGGGCGCCCGCGCAGGTTCGGGTCCGTGAAAGCCTGTTCCACCAGATGGTGGTCAACCTGGTGAAGAACTCCATCGAAGCCTTCGGCGAGGCCGCCCTGTCCGGGGCCCCAACGAACCGCCGGAGATCCGCATCCGGTCATACGTCGAGGAAGAGTTCCTGGTCATCGACATCATTGACAATGGCGTCGGCATCGAACCGAAGGACCTGAAAAACATCTTTGTTTCGGGATACACCACCAAGGACGCGGGCAGCGGGCTGGGGCTTCCTTCGGCGGCGACCTACGTCGCCAGCGTCGGCGGGAGTCTGGAGGCCTTGAGCGACGGGGTCGGGAAAGGAGCGACCGTGCGCGCGAGGCTCGGGTTGTCGTTCGTCTGGCCGGAACGGTCCTCCGGCCAAGCATGACGCCGGGGAAATCCCGCGGCCGAGCGAAGAGGGGCGGGGTCGATGCCGACCGCCGCCCCGTGTTTCCTGCCGGGGATGGTGGCGGGTTTCTTCCCGGTGTCGGAGTTCCGGTGAACCGCCCGCGGTTCCGGAACTTCACCGCCGCCATCCCTTGAGGAACACCGCCGCCCTCGTCACGGCTACGCTCGCACGCGTCGTCCCCATGCACGCGGCCGCGGCCCCCTTGTCCTTGCTGCCGTTGGCCGTTCTGGCGAAGTTCCAGTCTTCAGATTGTGCGCGACCGCCAGGTATCGAGGAATTCCCGCAGCCGCCCGCTTCGCGGCCGCTTGAAGATGTCGTCCGGAGGGCCGCGCTCGATGACTTCGCCCGCGTCCATGAACACGACTTCGTCGGCCACGTGCGCGGCGAATCCCATTTCGTGGGTGACGACGACCATGGTCATGCCGTCGCCGGCGAGTTCCTGCATCGCCTGAAGCACTTCGCCCACGAGTTCCGGATCCAACGCCGACGTCGGCTCGTCGAAGTACATCACGTGCGGTCGGATCGCCAGCGCCCGGGCGATGGCGGTACGCTGTTGTTGTCCGCCGGAGAGTTGGGCCGGGTAGTGGTGGGCCTTGTCGTCCACCCCCACCTTGGCCAGCATCTCCATGCCGATGGTTTCCGCGTCCCGCCT harbors:
- a CDS encoding ATP-binding protein, producing MRLIPGSLAGRLALLLLLALGIAQGIAMVLFAVERSEAVRHAHRDNVVARAGTVARLLREAPPALHGAILDAASTGQARFTLTREPMVGGSGTGERAAVIARDLSVALDVGRERVRVAPPHDDTPDGSWIRDGDGHDDDHRHGHEDWGDHWFAASVAMGDGRWLNVTVGPLPGAPPWGGTFLLSFLLSVIGVAAVAVLMGRRISKPMRSLAAAAGRLGRGEDVADLPEAGPVEIRGTVRAFNLMRGRLDRYVRDRTAMLAAISHDLRTPITSLRLQAEFVEDGDTRTKILEVLDEMQRMTEDTLAFIREDMRQEATRTVDLHALVDSVAADLADLGHELAVSDSGRVLAACRPVALRRAFRNLLENAGAHGVRATARVADDGGRVRVVIEDEGPGIPEADLERVFEPFVRLDESRSRDTGGAGLGLAIARTIIRGHGG
- a CDS encoding PAS domain S-box protein, giving the protein MTAARILIVEHEQPVAARLEEELTTAGYACASVPSGQEAVAVAADRPPDLALIDLELPAEPDGVETARHLGAALGTPVLYLNGNAEPALERRSLDSEPAGYVPKTAPAGQLHLQIEAALRLHARQRSQRQAAAIAECTTEAIVATNEGGDVTFMNTAAESLTGWSRHEAFGRPMMQVFHGAAGNLPVLFGTTQRFLEEGAGTVRTGGDMMLVTRDGKEVPIDYNVAAVTDRNGRVEGTVLAFHRIDEAQVTQSVRGEARAWRILVESTKDGIVVIDERGNPIMRNTSAERMLGPYRQDSAPEDWSERYGVFKLDGVTHYPSLDLPIARTLGGESTDDEEMILRNPAIPEDIYISTSARPLLDDSGKLKGGMAVFRDITSSKRSEAELRHTVGRLERQTRLMESVFNSISDAVVAVDSQGDYLVVNAAAKRSADAVSPGGFEELMRTDLAALPTTLGLYLPDKNTLISGDEFPIARALTGEAFDGMELFVRNSKVPNGAYFNVTGMPLRDESNSIMGGVVVYRDVTERARADEALARAFTRGRLEIVETVLHNIGNAINSAGIGIGTVYEQLKRNRTVRRLQALANALKAHEHDWIDYLRDDPTGRRAMPFLFALADDLGRDGTQLLQTVERVRDRVKHIADIVRTQQGFDKDMTALKDLDLEEAIKAAVRILQDSVLKRGIGLRIDCAGAPAQVRVRESLFHQMVVNLVKNSIEAFGEAALSGAPTNRRRSASGHTSRKSSWSSTSLTMASASNRRT
- a CDS encoding EF-hand domain-containing protein, with translation MRKTTKVLAGIGVAVAIGGMALGGASLAHRNGGFGDHDDHRAVVMFDAVDADRDGTLSQAELDKAREARGAALAAHDADGDGRLDLEEFARLWSETTRPLTVRAFQRLDTDGDAVISRSEYERPLQGIAERGDRRDHHHDRHHHDD
- a CDS encoding response regulator yields the protein MEDSPHVLVVDDHRDIREPLSRYLEEHGVRVTAADSSAAARRALQAAAVDLVVLDIMMPGEDGLDLCRYLRATTRIPVILLTAMAEDTDRIVGLEVGADDYVTKPFNPRELSARIKAVLRRTQSLPPGREPRAAETYRFDRWTLDMGGRELVDEDGVVTPLSTGEFRLLTALLERPGMVLSRDQLLDLTRGRRAAAFDRAVDNQVSRLRRKLERDPARPRLIATVWGGGYRFAGKVERA
- a CDS encoding amino acid ABC transporter ATP-binding protein produces the protein MERKPVVLVEGLHKRFDAVHVLRGIDLAVDSSRVVCVIGPSGSGKSTLLRCMAFLDRYDEGRVFIEGRLLGYREVDGKRVLDSDRNIDSVRSVIGMVFQHYNLWPHKTALGNVTEALRVVKKLPRRDAETIGMEMLAKVGVDDKAHHYPAQLSGGQQQRTAIARALAIRPHVMYFDEPTSALDPELVGEVLQAMQELAGDGMTMVVVTHEMGFAAHVADEVVFMDAGEVIERGPPDDIFKRPRSGRLREFLDTWRSRTI